The Rhodoferax sediminis genome has a segment encoding these proteins:
- a CDS encoding AraC family transcriptional regulator, with amino-acid sequence MPRNASITFTPVGNTDLYTPSVQRPVRVRARTLPVDTHFEPHRHPWAQLAYCATGIVQVTASPNDAKAEEVTYIVPPSRAVWIAPGALHAVNVREAAELRTLYLDASTTPQGWQGCRVIVVSPLLRELIHALDAPMTAPREALLAALVQDEITHADTQSLGVPLPHLQTGDKRLRALCEAVLRAPAERATLAGWAADIGASERTMARLFRDELGTSYQRWRQQAVLAHALPLLARGTPVSEVAAASGYASDSAFSAMFKAAMGHSPSRFAASVRGQ; translated from the coding sequence ATGCCGCGCAACGCCTCCATTACCTTCACGCCCGTTGGCAACACCGACCTCTATACGCCCAGTGTCCAGCGCCCGGTGCGTGTGCGCGCCCGCACCTTGCCGGTGGACACACACTTCGAGCCACACCGTCACCCCTGGGCCCAACTGGCCTATTGCGCCACCGGCATCGTGCAGGTGACGGCAAGCCCGAACGACGCCAAGGCCGAGGAGGTGACCTACATCGTGCCGCCGTCGCGCGCGGTCTGGATTGCGCCGGGAGCCCTGCACGCCGTCAACGTGCGCGAAGCCGCCGAACTGCGCACGCTGTACCTCGATGCGAGTACAACGCCGCAGGGCTGGCAAGGCTGCCGCGTGATCGTGGTCTCGCCACTGCTGCGCGAGCTCATTCATGCGCTCGATGCGCCCATGACGGCGCCGCGCGAGGCCCTGCTGGCCGCGCTGGTGCAGGACGAGATCACTCACGCTGATACGCAGTCGCTGGGCGTGCCGCTGCCGCACCTGCAGACCGGCGACAAGCGACTGCGCGCGCTGTGCGAGGCCGTGCTGCGCGCGCCCGCCGAGCGCGCCACACTGGCCGGCTGGGCGGCCGACATCGGTGCCAGCGAGCGCACCATGGCGCGCCTGTTCCGCGACGAGCTGGGCACCAGCTACCAGCGGTGGCGCCAGCAGGCGGTATTGGCCCATGCGCTGCCGCTGCTGGCGCGCGGCACGCCCGTGAGCGAGGTGGCAGCCGCCAGCGGCTACGCCAGCGACAGCGCGTTCTCGGCCATGTTCAAGGCCGCCATGGGGCACTCACCGAGCCGCTTTGCGGCGTCGGTGCGGGGGCAGTGA
- the rraA gene encoding ribonuclease E activity regulator RraA, whose amino-acid sequence MTSSLVTCDLCDAHKGDVSGQFRVLLPVFRDFGAVRRFSGPVVTIKCFEDNSLVKAAVDSAGDGRVLVVDGGGSLRRALLGGNLGAAAAKNGWAGVVIDGCVRDVTELAAHRIGIRALAAIPLPTEKRGEGQRDAAVQLQGVWVRPGDWLYADEDGIVVSAAPLI is encoded by the coding sequence ATGACCTCTTCCCTCGTCACCTGCGATCTGTGCGATGCCCACAAGGGCGATGTGTCAGGCCAGTTCCGGGTACTGCTGCCCGTGTTTCGCGACTTCGGCGCAGTGCGCAGGTTCAGCGGCCCGGTGGTCACCATCAAGTGCTTCGAAGACAACTCGCTGGTGAAGGCAGCGGTCGATTCCGCGGGTGACGGACGGGTGCTGGTGGTCGACGGCGGGGGCTCGCTGCGCCGTGCGCTGCTGGGCGGCAACCTGGGCGCCGCCGCGGCCAAAAACGGCTGGGCCGGCGTGGTGATTGACGGCTGCGTGCGCGATGTGACGGAGCTGGCGGCGCATCGGATCGGCATCCGGGCGCTCGCCGCCATTCCGCTGCCTACCGAGAAGCGCGGCGAGGGCCAGCGCGATGCGGCGGTGCAGCTCCAGGGTGTCTGGGTGCGGCCCGGCGACTGGCTCTACGCCGACGAAGACGGCATCGTGGTCAGCGCCGCCCCTCTGATCTAG
- a CDS encoding PaaI family thioesterase produces the protein MHPNLLFPVVISTPNPADIPEGFHPVSIGGPFMAHNGPLFAKWSGDRVLLGFRVAPQHTNPLNICHGGMLASFADMLMPCAAIYQMQGERRFLPTISLNIDYLGASPLGAWVQGQADVLRTTRNMLFAQGLVTADGAPVLRVSGIFKMGPLLGDGADRDPFKLRPQP, from the coding sequence ATGCATCCCAACCTCCTGTTTCCCGTCGTGATCTCTACCCCAAACCCTGCAGACATTCCCGAAGGCTTTCACCCCGTCAGCATTGGCGGCCCTTTCATGGCCCACAACGGGCCGCTGTTCGCCAAATGGAGCGGAGATCGTGTGCTGCTCGGCTTTCGGGTCGCGCCGCAGCACACCAACCCCCTGAACATCTGCCACGGCGGCATGCTGGCCTCGTTTGCCGACATGCTGATGCCCTGCGCCGCGATCTACCAGATGCAGGGCGAGCGCCGCTTTTTGCCCACCATCAGTCTCAATATCGACTACCTGGGCGCGTCGCCCCTGGGTGCCTGGGTGCAGGGCCAGGCCGATGTGCTGCGCACCACGCGCAACATGCTGTTCGCACAGGGCCTGGTGACGGCCGACGGCGCGCCCGTGCTGCGCGTCAGCGGCATTTTCAAGATGGGCCCGCTGCTCGGCGATGGCGCTGACCGCGACCCGTTCAAGCTGCGCCCGCAGCCCTGA
- a CDS encoding thiamine pyrophosphate-binding protein — translation MTQQLAGHLLVECLIEQGAEFAFGVPGESYLAVLDGFHAHQDKIKFVICRQEGGAAFMAEAHGKLTGRPGICCVTRGPGATNASIGVHAAFQDSTPMVLLVGDVASDARDREAFQEVDYFSFFGPLAKRVERIDDARRIPEYVARAFATAMNGRPGPVVLVLPEDMLTQTVDAAPLPRVEPVQTFIGPEPLQRLRELLLKAERPLIIAGGSGWTPPSAQALQRFAERWQLPVTNAFRFQDTFDNHHALYAGDVGIGINPQLAARVKGSDLIIAIGPRLGEATTAGYTLIEAPRPKQKLVHIHASAEELGRVYQADLAINATMNAAALSLDGLAAPTATPWQVWTQACHADYVANLEPQPLPGDIDMPAIVALLQQHLPPDAVLTNGAGNFASWVHRFFRHHGLARGLKTQLAPTLGAMGYGVPAGIAAAITTGRVVFTMAGDGDFLMNGQELATAVLHGAKTIIVLLNNGMYGTIRMHQEKEYPRHVSGSQLHNPDFAALARAYGYFGARITHTAQFEAELLAALARQEGTLIEVMLDPEVITTRATLSSITNASLQKK, via the coding sequence ATGACCCAACAACTGGCGGGGCATCTGCTGGTCGAGTGCCTGATCGAGCAAGGCGCCGAATTCGCCTTTGGCGTGCCGGGCGAGAGCTACCTGGCCGTGCTGGACGGTTTTCACGCGCACCAGGACAAAATCAAATTCGTCATCTGCCGCCAGGAGGGCGGGGCCGCCTTCATGGCCGAAGCGCACGGCAAGCTGACCGGCCGGCCGGGCATCTGTTGTGTGACACGCGGCCCGGGCGCCACCAATGCCTCGATCGGCGTGCACGCCGCGTTCCAGGACTCCACACCGATGGTGCTGCTGGTCGGCGATGTGGCCAGCGATGCGCGCGACCGCGAGGCGTTCCAGGAGGTGGACTACTTCAGCTTCTTCGGCCCGCTGGCGAAGCGGGTGGAACGCATCGACGACGCGCGGCGCATTCCCGAATACGTGGCGCGCGCCTTTGCCACTGCCATGAACGGCCGCCCCGGCCCCGTGGTGCTGGTGCTGCCCGAAGACATGCTGACCCAGACCGTGGATGCCGCGCCGCTCCCGCGTGTCGAACCGGTTCAGACCTTTATCGGCCCCGAGCCCTTGCAGCGACTGCGCGAGCTGCTATTGAAAGCAGAGCGGCCGCTGATCATTGCGGGTGGCAGCGGCTGGACACCGCCGTCGGCGCAGGCGCTGCAGCGCTTTGCCGAGCGCTGGCAGCTGCCGGTGACCAACGCCTTTCGTTTTCAGGACACCTTCGACAACCACCACGCGCTGTACGCCGGTGATGTGGGCATTGGCATCAACCCCCAGCTCGCGGCGCGCGTGAAGGGCAGTGACTTGATCATCGCGATCGGGCCGCGCCTGGGCGAGGCCACCACCGCCGGCTACACGCTGATCGAAGCGCCCCGGCCAAAGCAAAAGCTGGTGCACATCCATGCCAGTGCCGAAGAGCTGGGCCGCGTGTACCAGGCCGACCTGGCGATCAACGCCACCATGAACGCGGCCGCACTCAGCCTGGACGGCCTGGCCGCGCCCACCGCAACGCCGTGGCAAGTCTGGACGCAGGCCTGCCACGCCGACTACGTGGCCAACCTGGAGCCGCAGCCGCTGCCCGGCGACATTGACATGCCCGCCATCGTCGCCCTGCTGCAGCAGCATTTGCCGCCGGATGCGGTACTGACCAACGGAGCCGGCAACTTTGCCAGCTGGGTGCACCGCTTCTTCAGGCACCACGGGCTGGCCCGGGGCCTCAAGACGCAGCTGGCGCCCACGCTGGGCGCCATGGGCTACGGCGTGCCGGCAGGCATTGCCGCGGCCATCACCACCGGGCGGGTGGTGTTCACCATGGCGGGCGACGGCGACTTCCTGATGAACGGCCAGGAGCTCGCCACGGCCGTACTGCACGGCGCCAAAACCATCATCGTGCTGCTCAACAACGGCATGTACGGAACCATCCGCATGCACCAGGAAAAAGAATACCCGCGGCATGTGAGCGGCTCGCAGCTGCACAACCCCGACTTCGCCGCGTTGGCGCGGGCCTATGGCTACTTTGGTGCGCGCATCACGCACACGGCGCAGTTCGAGGCCGAGCTGCTGGCCGCGCTGGCGCGCCAGGAGGGCACGCTGATCGAGGTCATGCTGGACCCGGAAGTGATCACCACGCGCGCTACCCTGAGCAGCATCACCAACGCATCGCTACAAAAAAAATAG
- a CDS encoding RcnB family protein gives MKSRAAIFALAAMSMAFAGIALAQGGDNQPPQRGDYRHAGPQHQNQNRANDWRDGPQHQNQNRANDRRDGPQMRRGDAVNLTSGANADTGAGPDHNFRRGGRLPNEYRNHQYVVDDWREHHLSAPPRGYQWVQTGGDYVLVAIATGIIAQVLLGQ, from the coding sequence ATGAAGAGTAGAGCTGCAATCTTTGCCCTGGCGGCAATGTCAATGGCTTTTGCGGGTATTGCACTGGCGCAAGGTGGTGACAACCAGCCACCACAGCGTGGCGACTACCGGCATGCCGGCCCGCAACATCAGAACCAGAACCGTGCGAATGACTGGCGGGACGGTCCGCAACATCAGAACCAGAACCGTGCGAATGACCGGCGGGACGGTCCGCAAATGCGTCGTGGCGACGCCGTCAACCTGACCAGCGGTGCGAACGCTGATACCGGTGCCGGGCCGGACCATAATTTCCGCCGGGGTGGTCGTCTGCCCAACGAATATCGCAACCATCAGTATGTCGTGGACGATTGGCGGGAGCACCACCTGAGTGCTCCGCCGCGCGGTTACCAATGGGTGCAAACCGGGGGCGACTATGTGCTGGTTGCGATTGCAACGGGCATCATCGCGCAGGTACTTTTGGGTCAGTGA
- a CDS encoding chaperone modulator CbpM gives MSPNTTQSQATVFILEEQTGLTLAELCRACMAQTGFIAELVEEGVLTPAGQAPDQWRFTGVQVRHASVAVHLQRDLGVNVAGAALALQLLDELEALRARLRAAGAA, from the coding sequence ATGAGCCCCAACACCACACAGTCGCAAGCCACCGTATTCATTCTGGAAGAGCAGACCGGGTTGACGCTGGCCGAGCTCTGCCGGGCCTGCATGGCGCAAACCGGCTTCATCGCCGAGCTGGTCGAGGAAGGCGTGCTCACGCCGGCGGGCCAGGCCCCCGATCAGTGGCGCTTCACGGGCGTTCAGGTGCGCCACGCCAGCGTGGCCGTGCACCTGCAGCGCGACTTGGGCGTGAACGTCGCCGGCGCCGCCCTGGCGCTGCAATTGCTGGACGAACTCGAGGCGCTGCGCGCACGGCTCAGGGCTGCGGGCGCAGCTTGA
- a CDS encoding MFS transporter — MNTSTTLSPRPPPDSARLRQDAGLIGLVGLGHMISHYSQLLLAPLFPWLKDALHASYAELGFLMTVFFAVSCVVQFVSGFMVDRFGPRPILFGGLALLGLAAFGFSVSTGYWMTAGFSVLAGLGNGVFHPVDYTLLNRKVSASRLGHAYSVHGITGSLGWALAPAMLVPLTLAFSWRVALACAGVLIFTVLAVLLFHRDRLALKVAPPAHGGAQVEGGTMGFLRVPAIWMCFAFFFFYAMALSVVQAFAPEAARHLHAVPVPLVAVCLTVYMVASAGGMVAGGFMVSDPNRCERIVGIGFGLAAVIALALGYGGFADAAEVAVPALFGAMGFATGIAGPSRDLLVKRSTPENSTGRVYGVVYSGLDIGQAISPLIFGALMDQHQYRGVFLGLAVVQGVLIVSAFNVRRARRTTLAAA, encoded by the coding sequence ATGAATACTTCAACCACCCTGAGTCCGCGCCCGCCGCCGGACTCTGCACGGCTGCGCCAGGACGCGGGCTTGATTGGTCTGGTCGGATTGGGCCACATGATCAGCCATTACAGCCAGTTGCTGCTGGCGCCACTGTTCCCGTGGCTGAAGGACGCGCTGCACGCCAGTTATGCCGAGCTCGGGTTCCTGATGACCGTCTTCTTTGCGGTCTCGTGCGTGGTGCAGTTCGTCTCGGGTTTCATGGTCGACCGGTTCGGGCCGCGCCCGATCCTGTTCGGCGGCCTGGCCCTGCTCGGGCTGGCGGCGTTCGGCTTCTCCGTCAGCACCGGGTACTGGATGACAGCCGGCTTTTCCGTGCTCGCGGGTCTTGGCAACGGCGTCTTTCATCCGGTGGACTACACGCTGTTGAACCGCAAGGTCAGCGCCTCGCGGCTGGGTCATGCCTACAGCGTGCATGGCATCACCGGCAGTTTGGGCTGGGCGCTGGCGCCGGCCATGCTGGTGCCGCTGACCCTGGCTTTTTCGTGGCGTGTGGCGCTGGCCTGCGCAGGGGTGCTGATTTTCACCGTGCTGGCGGTGCTGCTGTTCCATCGCGACAGGCTGGCGCTGAAAGTGGCGCCGCCAGCGCATGGTGGCGCCCAAGTGGAGGGCGGCACCATGGGTTTTCTGCGCGTGCCGGCGATCTGGATGTGCTTTGCCTTCTTTTTCTTCTACGCCATGGCGCTCAGCGTGGTGCAGGCGTTTGCCCCCGAGGCCGCACGGCACCTGCACGCGGTGCCGGTGCCGCTGGTGGCTGTGTGCCTCACGGTGTACATGGTGGCCAGCGCCGGCGGCATGGTGGCGGGCGGCTTCATGGTGTCCGATCCGAACCGCTGCGAGCGCATTGTGGGTATCGGTTTTGGCCTGGCCGCCGTGATCGCGCTGGCGCTTGGCTATGGTGGTTTTGCCGATGCGGCCGAGGTGGCCGTGCCCGCGTTGTTTGGCGCCATGGGGTTTGCCACCGGCATCGCCGGCCCGTCGCGTGACCTGCTGGTGAAACGCTCGACGCCGGAAAACTCCACCGGCCGGGTCTACGGCGTGGTGTATTCGGGGCTGGATATCGGCCAGGCCATTTCGCCGTTGATTTTCGGCGCCCTGATGGACCAGCACCAGTACCGCGGCGTGTTCCTCGGGCTGGCCGTGGTGCAGGGCGTGTTGATTGTGAGCGCCTTCAATGTGCGGCGCGCGCGGCGCACCACACTGGCTGCCGCCTGA
- a CDS encoding SWIB/MDM2 domain-containing protein yields MATAKKAPAKKAPAKKAAPAKKAAPAKKAAPAKKVAAKAPAKKAAPAKKVAAKKAPAKKRTPNPAFMKALTPSAALAAVVGALPLPRTEVVSKLWVYIKKNKLQDAVNKRMINADAKLKEIFGKAQVSMFEMAGLIGKHLK; encoded by the coding sequence ATGGCAACTGCGAAAAAAGCGCCGGCTAAAAAAGCGCCGGCAAAAAAGGCCGCTCCGGCCAAGAAAGCGGCGCCTGCGAAAAAAGCAGCGCCTGCGAAGAAAGTAGCCGCCAAGGCGCCCGCCAAGAAGGCAGCCCCGGCCAAGAAGGTTGCAGCGAAAAAAGCGCCCGCCAAAAAGCGCACGCCGAACCCTGCGTTCATGAAGGCCCTGACCCCCAGCGCCGCGCTGGCCGCCGTGGTCGGTGCACTGCCCCTGCCCCGCACCGAGGTGGTGAGCAAGCTGTGGGTCTACATCAAGAAGAACAAGCTGCAGGATGCGGTCAACAAGCGCATGATCAACGCCGACGCGAAGCTGAAGGAAATCTTCGGCAAGGCGCAGGTGTCGATGTTCGAGATGGCCGGCCTGATCGGCAAGCACCTCAAGTAG
- a CDS encoding DnaJ C-terminal domain-containing protein translates to MEFKDYYKVMGLARDATQDDIKRAHRRLARKYHPDVSKEPNAEKQFKEVGEAYEVLRDPEKRAAYDRLGPNYQAGQDFRPPPDWNAGFESAGTGAGGAGAEDFSDFFESLFGRSFGGARSGRGAQASFHAQGEDRHAKIQIDLEDAYNGATRIITLQVPQVDAQGHVSTREHQIEFTIPRGVRAGQHIRLAGQGSPGIGQGGAGDLYLEVEFRTHAHYRVDRHDVYLDLPVTPWEAALGAEVKVPTPTGEVELKIPAGSAAGRKLRLKGRGIPGATSASTPGDFYFVLQIALPPADNEAAKSLYQGMAAQFKSFNPRTKLGV, encoded by the coding sequence ATGGAATTCAAGGACTACTACAAGGTCATGGGGCTGGCGCGCGACGCGACGCAGGATGACATCAAGCGCGCGCACCGGCGGCTGGCGCGCAAATACCACCCGGACGTCAGCAAGGAGCCCAATGCCGAAAAGCAATTCAAGGAGGTCGGCGAGGCCTATGAGGTGCTGCGCGATCCCGAAAAGCGCGCGGCCTACGACCGGCTCGGACCCAACTACCAGGCCGGACAGGATTTCCGCCCGCCCCCCGACTGGAACGCGGGCTTCGAATCCGCCGGTACTGGCGCCGGCGGTGCCGGTGCGGAAGATTTCAGCGATTTCTTCGAGTCGCTGTTCGGGCGCAGCTTTGGCGGCGCACGCAGTGGGCGCGGTGCGCAGGCCTCGTTCCACGCACAGGGCGAGGACCGCCACGCCAAAATCCAGATCGACCTGGAGGACGCCTACAACGGCGCCACGCGCATCATCACGCTGCAAGTGCCGCAGGTGGATGCCCAGGGGCATGTGTCGACGCGCGAGCACCAGATTGAATTCACCATTCCGCGCGGCGTGCGGGCCGGCCAGCACATCCGGCTGGCGGGTCAGGGCTCGCCCGGCATCGGACAGGGCGGCGCCGGGGATCTGTACCTGGAAGTCGAATTTCGCACACACGCGCACTACCGGGTCGACCGGCACGACGTCTACCTCGATCTGCCGGTCACGCCCTGGGAGGCGGCACTGGGGGCCGAAGTGAAGGTCCCCACGCCCACCGGCGAGGTCGAGCTGAAAATACCCGCCGGCTCCGCGGCCGGGCGCAAGCTGCGGCTCAAGGGCCGCGGCATTCCGGGGGCGACCTCTGCCAGCACGCCCGGTGATTTTTATTTTGTGCTGCAAATCGCCCTGCCCCCCGCCGACAATGAAGCGGCAAAGTCGCTGTACCAAGGCATGGCCGCGCAGTTCAAATCGTTCAATCCCCGCACCAAACTGGGAGTCTGA